Proteins found in one Nocardia brasiliensis ATCC 700358 genomic segment:
- a CDS encoding holo-ACP synthase, with translation MTILGIGLDLVTVSEFAEQLERAGTTMLRESFTAGERRYCQSKGTDPARSYAARWAAKEAVLKAWASSRFARRPQIGDNPYPLIEVVNDAWGRPSIKLHGLAAEFLPRARVHLSLTHDGDMAAAMVVLEDPGELADLIAGREGQG, from the coding sequence ATGACGATCCTCGGTATCGGCTTGGACTTGGTGACTGTCTCCGAGTTCGCCGAACAGCTCGAACGTGCCGGAACCACCATGCTCCGGGAAAGTTTCACCGCGGGCGAGCGACGCTACTGTCAGAGCAAGGGGACCGATCCGGCACGCAGCTATGCGGCGCGGTGGGCGGCGAAGGAGGCGGTGCTCAAGGCCTGGGCATCGTCTCGGTTCGCCCGCCGCCCGCAGATCGGTGACAACCCCTACCCGCTGATCGAAGTGGTCAACGACGCATGGGGCAGGCCGAGCATCAAGCTGCACGGCCTGGCTGCCGAATTCCTGCCGCGCGCACGGGTTCACCTCTCGCTCACGCACGACGGCGACATGGCCGCCGCGATGGTGGTGCTGGAGGACCCGGGCGAACTGGCCGATCTGATCGCAGGCCGCGAAGGCCAGGGCTGA
- a CDS encoding PucR family transcriptional regulator, producing MATSPIPADRRALLARLLTHATDLTTTAVERMRVEVPSYGRLDTAQILPTAVSTVEQVLRTLATESELTEPELALFTEHGKTRARQGIPVHEMFNGWRFAVRVATDETITMGRKLGLTDRQLLDLANDILAVTDSAILAVARGHLEVEFQQTLHDQQHRSDLVRGILFGTLASAEIRVQAERYGLDSFRVYHAVRARPSAAVPAEALVRALEPAGDRPHALFAVIDGDIAGIVDTAPTIELPTAVGIGPAARLDRMEPSFLRATRAMATADAFELTGVHTLADLGLLPAVLADSEVGEELDRRYLLPLGESESAATLLDTAQHYLSSGMRVDHTAKEMGLHTNTVRYRLRRFQDLVGIDLTDPDRALEAWWALQRRRLRRTHRD from the coding sequence ATGGCGACCAGTCCGATCCCCGCGGACCGCCGCGCCCTGCTGGCTCGGCTGCTCACGCATGCCACCGACCTGACCACCACCGCGGTAGAACGCATGCGCGTCGAAGTGCCCTCGTACGGGCGGCTGGACACCGCACAGATCCTGCCGACGGCGGTCAGCACCGTCGAGCAGGTCCTGCGCACCCTCGCCACCGAGAGCGAGCTGACCGAACCCGAACTGGCCCTGTTCACCGAGCACGGCAAAACGCGTGCTCGGCAAGGGATTCCGGTGCACGAGATGTTCAACGGCTGGCGCTTCGCGGTGCGGGTGGCGACCGACGAGACCATCACCATGGGCCGCAAACTCGGGCTGACCGACCGGCAGTTGCTCGACCTGGCCAATGACATTCTCGCCGTGACCGATTCGGCGATCCTCGCGGTGGCGCGCGGGCACCTGGAGGTGGAATTCCAGCAGACCCTGCACGATCAGCAGCACCGGTCCGATCTGGTGCGCGGGATTTTGTTCGGCACCCTCGCCTCCGCCGAAATCCGGGTCCAGGCAGAGCGTTACGGCCTCGACTCGTTCCGCGTCTACCACGCGGTGCGGGCCCGGCCGAGCGCCGCCGTGCCGGCCGAAGCGTTGGTCAGAGCACTCGAACCCGCGGGTGATCGGCCGCACGCGCTGTTCGCGGTCATCGACGGTGACATCGCCGGAATCGTCGACACGGCACCGACCATCGAGCTGCCGACCGCGGTCGGGATCGGCCCGGCCGCCCGGCTGGACCGGATGGAACCGTCGTTCCTGCGCGCCACCCGCGCGATGGCGACCGCCGACGCCTTCGAACTCACCGGCGTGCACACCCTGGCCGACCTCGGACTGTTGCCCGCGGTGCTGGCCGACAGCGAGGTCGGCGAGGAACTCGATCGGCGCTATCTGCTGCCGCTGGGCGAAAGCGAAAGCGCGGCAACGCTGCTCGATACCGCACAGCACTACCTGAGCAGCGGCATGCGGGTGGACCACACCGCGAAAGAGATGGGCCTGCACACCAATACGGTGCGCTACCGGCTGCGCCGCTTCCAGGATCTGGTCGGGATCGATCTCACCGATCCCGACCGAGCCCTGGAAGCGTGGTGGGCGCTGCAGCGCAGGCGGCTGCGGCGCACCCACCGGGACTGA
- a CDS encoding TetR/AcrR family transcriptional regulator — translation MPRRRPTQERSKRKFDALLQASRELLVEVGFESFTCEEVAARAEVPIGTLYQFFANKYVIVCELNRQDLVAVSRELADFHGEIPSLDWLRHMNQFVDHMANLWMTDPSRREVWLAMQSTPSTRATGAIHEKEFAEVVAQMLRPLTPRTPRARRTMMAEVLVHVVYSMLNFSVQDEQSNAEAVSELKRLMVAYLLVAEKESRSASQR, via the coding sequence ATGCCGCGGCGACGGCCGACGCAGGAACGCAGCAAGCGAAAGTTCGACGCGCTCTTGCAGGCGTCCAGAGAACTGCTGGTAGAGGTCGGATTCGAATCGTTCACCTGTGAAGAGGTGGCGGCGCGGGCCGAGGTGCCGATCGGCACCCTGTACCAGTTCTTCGCCAACAAGTACGTGATCGTCTGTGAGCTGAACCGGCAGGATCTCGTCGCCGTGTCGCGCGAACTCGCCGATTTCCACGGCGAGATCCCGTCGCTGGACTGGCTGCGGCACATGAACCAGTTCGTCGACCACATGGCGAATCTGTGGATGACCGACCCGTCCCGGCGCGAGGTGTGGCTCGCGATGCAGTCCACCCCGTCGACGCGGGCCACCGGCGCGATCCACGAGAAGGAGTTCGCCGAGGTCGTCGCGCAGATGCTGCGCCCCCTCACGCCGCGTACCCCGCGGGCGCGGCGCACCATGATGGCCGAGGTCCTGGTGCACGTCGTCTACTCGATGCTGAACTTCTCGGTGCAGGACGAACAGAGCAACGCCGAGGCGGTGTCGGAACTCAAGCGGCTGATGGTCGCCTATCTGCTGGTCGCGGAGAAGGAATCACGCTCGGCCAGCCAGCGCTGA
- a CDS encoding ABC transporter permease — MLSRNLRHTLRSPDSMIVTIALPVVILLMFVYVFGGAMNVGTAYVDYIVPGIILLCAGFGSATTAVSLSTDLDNGIIDRFRTMAIARSSVLTGHVVESLLRNLITTTIVIGVAVAIGFRPTTDPLRWLAAYGIIALFVLALSWVAAALGALAKNPEAANAATFFFMFLPYVSSAFVPPQSMPSWLHWFAEHQPVTPVTETMRGLLLDTPIGNSAWLAVLWCAGIGIAGYFAAGALFRRRTTN, encoded by the coding sequence ATGCTGAGCCGCAATCTGCGCCATACCCTGCGCAGTCCCGATTCGATGATCGTGACGATCGCGCTACCCGTCGTGATCCTGCTGATGTTCGTCTACGTGTTCGGCGGCGCGATGAACGTCGGCACCGCCTATGTCGACTACATCGTGCCGGGCATCATTCTGCTGTGTGCCGGATTCGGTTCGGCGACAACGGCGGTCAGCCTGTCCACCGATCTGGACAACGGCATCATCGACCGCTTCCGGACCATGGCCATCGCCCGATCCTCGGTGCTCACCGGGCACGTCGTGGAAAGTCTGCTGCGCAACCTGATCACCACGACGATCGTGATCGGGGTGGCGGTCGCGATCGGCTTCCGGCCGACCACCGACCCGCTGCGCTGGCTGGCCGCCTACGGCATCATCGCGCTGTTCGTGCTCGCCCTGTCCTGGGTGGCGGCGGCACTGGGCGCGCTGGCGAAGAATCCGGAGGCCGCGAACGCCGCGACCTTCTTCTTCATGTTCCTGCCCTACGTGAGCAGCGCGTTCGTGCCACCGCAGTCGATGCCGAGCTGGCTGCACTGGTTCGCCGAGCATCAACCGGTGACCCCGGTGACCGAAACCATGCGCGGCCTGCTGCTCGATACCCCGATCGGAAACAGCGCATGGCTGGCCGTGCTGTGGTGCGCAGGTATCGGAATAGCAGGCTATTTCGCCGCGGGCGCACTGTTCCGCCGCCGCACGACAAACTGA
- a CDS encoding daunorubicin resistance protein DrrA family ABC transporter ATP-binding protein, with translation MTVPSIPAVSISGLTKAFGSRAVLAGIDLEVAAGTVFALLGPNGAGKTTMVRILATLARADGGEIRVAGHDLAREPDAVRKLIGVTGQYSAVDEVLTGAENLRLMGRLLHLSSQESARRTTRLLARFDLTEAGAARVATYSGGMRRRLDLAMSLMGQPRIIFLDEPTTGLDPRSRRELWQVIRDLVTDGVTIFLTTQYLEEADQLADRIAVLHNGKIVAQGTAADLKQLAPGGHIQLSFADRAGLAAAARAVPDAEIDVDQLKLLVPSDGSVGTLKQLLDRFDNQAITIDGLAIHTPDLDDVFFALTGHPTVQKAVAL, from the coding sequence ATGACAGTTCCATCCATCCCCGCCGTCAGCATCAGCGGGTTGACCAAAGCCTTCGGCAGCCGAGCCGTGCTGGCAGGTATCGACCTCGAGGTCGCGGCGGGCACGGTCTTCGCGCTGCTCGGCCCGAACGGGGCGGGCAAGACGACCATGGTCCGCATCCTCGCGACGCTGGCCCGCGCCGATGGCGGCGAGATCCGCGTCGCCGGTCACGATCTGGCCCGCGAACCCGACGCCGTGCGCAAGCTCATCGGGGTCACCGGCCAGTACTCCGCCGTGGACGAGGTGCTCACCGGAGCGGAGAACCTGCGCCTGATGGGCCGTCTACTGCACCTGAGCAGCCAGGAATCCGCACGCCGGACAACCCGGCTGCTCGCCCGGTTCGATCTCACCGAGGCAGGCGCCGCCCGAGTCGCGACCTATTCCGGCGGGATGCGCCGCCGGCTCGACCTGGCGATGAGCCTGATGGGCCAACCGCGGATCATCTTCCTGGACGAGCCGACCACCGGCCTGGACCCACGCAGCCGCCGCGAGTTGTGGCAGGTGATCCGCGATCTGGTCACCGACGGCGTGACGATCTTCCTCACCACCCAGTATCTGGAGGAAGCCGATCAGCTCGCCGACCGAATCGCGGTGCTGCACAACGGAAAGATCGTCGCGCAGGGCACGGCGGCTGATCTGAAACAGCTCGCGCCCGGTGGGCACATTCAACTGTCCTTCGCGGATCGGGCCGGACTGGCCGCGGCCGCGCGGGCGGTGCCGGACGCCGAGATCGATGTCGACCAGCTGAAGCTGCTGGTGCCCTCGGACGGCAGTGTCGGCACCCTCAAACAGCTACTCGATCGGTTCGATAACCAGGCGATCACCATCGACGGTCTCGCCATCCACACCCCCGACCTCGATGACGTGTTCTTCGCGCTCACCGGGCATCCCACCGTGCAGAAGGCGGTAGCGCTGTGA
- a CDS encoding TetR/AcrR family transcriptional regulator, producing MTDTPETSGAEVLAKSFALLWGLDEQGTRGPKRGLSLDQVVDAAIEVADAEGVGALSMSRVAKQLGFTAMSLYRYVDSKDTLLALVSDRVLGQPPELPVGQGWRVGVEAWAWAEVEQIRRHPWFLSLPMVTPPVGPCNMAWLDAGLATFDDTAVPESTKLQLVMNVSLYVLGRLRVAREMGGDDEDNDEYPAMLSRVLDPQRFPALTRALTAQAFDEVDADWDDADFAFGLARLLDGYEQFIRSVEG from the coding sequence GTGACGGACACCCCGGAGACGAGCGGCGCGGAGGTGCTGGCCAAATCGTTCGCCCTGCTGTGGGGGCTGGACGAGCAGGGCACCCGCGGGCCGAAACGTGGGCTCAGCCTCGATCAGGTGGTCGACGCCGCGATCGAGGTCGCCGATGCCGAAGGGGTCGGCGCGCTCTCGATGAGCCGGGTCGCGAAGCAGCTCGGTTTCACCGCGATGTCGCTGTATCGCTATGTGGACAGCAAGGACACGCTGCTCGCGCTCGTCTCGGACCGGGTGCTCGGGCAGCCCCCGGAGCTGCCGGTCGGCCAGGGCTGGCGGGTCGGGGTCGAGGCTTGGGCCTGGGCCGAGGTCGAACAGATCCGGCGGCATCCGTGGTTCCTGAGTCTGCCCATGGTCACGCCGCCGGTCGGGCCGTGCAATATGGCCTGGCTCGATGCGGGCCTGGCGACGTTCGACGACACCGCGGTGCCCGAGTCGACCAAACTGCAACTGGTCATGAATGTTTCGCTGTACGTGCTCGGGCGCCTCCGGGTGGCGCGCGAAATGGGCGGCGACGACGAAGACAACGACGAGTACCCGGCCATGCTCAGCCGGGTCCTCGACCCCCAACGTTTCCCCGCCCTGACCCGCGCCCTCACCGCCCAGGCCTTCGACGAGGTCGACGCCGACTGGGACGACGCCGACTTCGCCTTCGGCCTGGCCCGCCTCCTGGACGGCTACGAACAATTCATCCGCTCCGTCGAGGGGTAG
- a CDS encoding TetR/AcrR family transcriptional regulator codes for MPRETLTREQILRAAVEVLDAEGVAGLNIRRLGTQLGVASTAMYYYVKSKDELVTLAADLVWHEIELPDPDTTEWRSAAAVLAREVFAMVERHFWLMPAMSTHLIHGPGKVRFDECSLGVFENAGFRGRDADRAAATVLMFVIGAAQGSAAERASQARLRQEDTEGARLRDILTYITESAAQFPRLRSRMDSTASGSIETISGNEGFEFGLHTVLDGLQTRLASGQEK; via the coding sequence GTGCCGCGAGAGACCTTGACCAGAGAACAGATCCTGCGCGCGGCGGTGGAGGTATTGGATGCCGAGGGCGTTGCCGGATTGAACATACGACGCCTCGGCACCCAGTTGGGGGTCGCGTCGACAGCCATGTACTACTACGTCAAGAGCAAGGACGAGCTGGTCACCCTCGCCGCGGACCTCGTATGGCACGAAATCGAGCTGCCCGATCCGGATACGACCGAGTGGCGCTCCGCCGCCGCGGTGTTGGCGCGTGAGGTGTTCGCGATGGTCGAGAGGCATTTCTGGCTGATGCCGGCCATGAGCACCCACCTGATCCACGGGCCGGGCAAGGTGCGCTTCGACGAATGCTCCCTCGGCGTCTTCGAAAACGCGGGTTTCCGCGGGCGAGACGCGGACCGCGCCGCGGCGACCGTGCTGATGTTCGTGATCGGCGCTGCGCAAGGCTCGGCTGCCGAACGCGCGTCACAGGCGCGGCTGCGACAGGAGGACACCGAGGGCGCTCGCCTGCGCGACATACTCACCTATATCACCGAATCCGCCGCGCAGTTCCCCCGACTGCGGTCGCGCATGGACTCGACCGCGTCCGGATCGATCGAAACCATCTCCGGCAACGAAGGTTTCGAGTTCGGCCTGCACACGGTGCTCGACGGCCTGCAGACCCGGCTGGCGTCGGGTCAGGAGAAGTAG
- the bcp gene encoding thioredoxin-dependent thiol peroxidase: protein MTDNQRLSPGDAAPDFTLPDADGKDVSLADYRGRKVIVYFYPAASTPGCTKQACDFRDNLAELDGAGITVLGISPDKPAKLAKFRDAEQLTFPLLSDPDKSVLTAWGAFGEKTMYGKTVTGVIRSTFLVDEQGKIEVAQYNVRATGHVAKLRRDLSV from the coding sequence GTGACCGACAACCAACGACTCTCCCCCGGCGATGCCGCCCCCGATTTCACGCTGCCCGACGCCGACGGCAAGGACGTGTCGCTCGCCGACTACCGCGGCCGCAAAGTGATCGTGTACTTCTACCCCGCCGCGAGCACCCCCGGCTGCACCAAGCAGGCCTGCGACTTCCGCGACAACCTCGCCGAACTCGACGGCGCGGGCATCACCGTGCTCGGCATCTCACCGGACAAACCCGCGAAGCTGGCCAAGTTCCGCGACGCCGAACAGCTCACCTTCCCCTTGCTGTCGGACCCGGACAAGTCCGTGCTCACCGCCTGGGGCGCCTTCGGCGAAAAGACCATGTACGGCAAAACCGTCACCGGCGTAATCCGCTCCACCTTCCTCGTCGACGAGCAAGGCAAAATCGAGGTAGCCCAATACAACGTCCGCGCCACCGGCCACGTAGCCAAACTCCGCCGCGACCTGTCGGTCTGA
- a CDS encoding DUF3618 domain-containing protein, with product MAKDTERIEQEIEAARTRLASTLDELAVRADPQRIASDSKQIVLRKLNEPKVKYSLLGAAALVVGLVLLKIFR from the coding sequence GTGGCAAAGGACACCGAGCGGATCGAGCAGGAGATCGAGGCTGCGCGCACACGGTTGGCGAGCACGCTCGACGAGCTCGCGGTGCGTGCCGATCCGCAGCGGATCGCCAGCGACAGCAAGCAGATCGTGTTGCGAAAGCTGAACGAGCCCAAGGTGAAGTACAGCCTGCTCGGCGCGGCGGCGCTGGTCGTCGGGCTGGTGCTGCTCAAGATCTTCCGCTGA
- a CDS encoding excalibur calcium-binding domain-containing protein, translating to MNVRRLTFSAAVAGLTLLAAPTAGAQPPSGSSGTGSSAVDTGSAATGSAGLTQTGSAGGAFANCEDAKAAGRAPLFRGEPGYGPHLDPDGDGFACPTV from the coding sequence ATGAACGTTCGCCGGCTTACCTTCAGCGCTGCCGTCGCGGGACTGACCCTACTTGCGGCGCCGACCGCAGGGGCGCAGCCTCCCTCGGGTTCCTCCGGAACCGGATCGTCCGCCGTCGACACCGGATCGGCCGCGACCGGTTCGGCCGGTCTGACGCAGACCGGTTCCGCGGGCGGCGCTTTCGCCAACTGCGAAGACGCCAAGGCCGCCGGCCGGGCGCCGCTCTTTCGCGGCGAACCGGGCTACGGCCCGCACCTGGATCCAGATGGTGACGGGTTCGCCTGCCCCACGGTCTGA